The segment AGATGAGGCAAAGAACGAGGTGACCATGACCTATGTTACCAAAGCATCAGGTCGGAAAGCAAAATTTGAAATTTACAAATTTGACCTTGAATTCAATTTCAAGGGAATGGAAGAAAGCGAACAACCCCTTGAAAAACTTAAAGGCTACCGGGCAGATAAAGGCGATGAATGGGAAATGCCTGCAGTATCAGTTGAAAAAAATTTCATGGGTACGCTGATGCTGCGCAGGAAGATCATTAAAAAGAAATGGAACTGGTTTTGGGGTGGTTATGATATTAAGATCGAACAGAAAGAAAAACTTAAACCTAAATCAGAAGATGGAAATAAGTTTTTCTATCTGTCGCATGCTGAGCAGAATGAAAGCGGAAGCGTGATCATCATTGCCGGTGAAAAAGGAGACCGCAGCGATCCAATGCGTCAATACAAACGCATTCACATATTAAGATATGATGCAGAACTAAATCAATTGGCAGATAAAGTACTTGAATTTCAATATCCGCAGTTAATTGCTGCTGTTAATACAGATGATGCAGATGAGGATGCAGAACTGGATGAAGATATTACGATCCTGTTTGCTCCAATGGGCGGCAAAGGAATGAATAAAGTGGCCGATCCAAATGGCGGAAACTATAGCTATGTACGTATTGCTTCAAGTGCAGAAATTAAAGAACGTGTATCCATTTCTTCAAATCATGGCATCTTCGATGGTTCATTTGTAAAGGTTGGAAATGCTATGATGATCTACGGACCAGCTAATGATAATAAAACAGACTATCTGAATGAAAAACCAGCCGACGATCAATTCAAAGCAAAGAATTTTCAAATTGTAAAAATTGAAAATGGACAAGTAGCTTATGTTACAAGCACACCAATTTCAGAGTTTGAGAAGAAAGCGCAAAATCCCCCTTCACAAAAAAAGTCACCTGATTACAAAGGCCGAAAATTCAGAGTAGCAGACATACGCCAAACAATGAATGGCGATCTGTTGATAACAGGTCAGAATTATTCAACACCCAGCGGATTACGCCGTTCATCTGGCACAACAGATTACACAGATATTATCATGATTCATTTTGACAGTAAGGGAAATCTGAAAGCACAGTATGGTGTACGTCGTGAAGAAAATGATAAAGAAGCTAAAATGGCTCCAAACTCGCAGATACTTGTTGAAAGCACCGATGGCAGTAGTTTATACTGGGTGATCCTTGAAATGGAAGGTGTTAAAACAGAAAAAGAACTCGGCGACAGTAAGTATAAATTCCTTGTTTATCCGAATGTAACAAAGATCAATTTAGCAACAGCCAACATTGGTGAGTTTACTCAATTTGGCCAAGGCAAAACAGATTATTATGTGAACAATAAATATCCATTTCTGCCGATTGGCAAAGGGCAGGTTGTATTTCTTGGTGAAACCAAGAGTGGAAAAACATTATGGTTTGCAAAAATGCCGCTTGAATAAAATTCTTCAGCGATTTAAAAAACTTACACGGATCGATACCCAAAATCCACTTGTAAGAAAAAGCCCCGACGTAGGTTTCGGGGCTTCTCTTTTTATAATTTTCCATTTTTAATTTCTTCAACAACTCCGGGGTCGAGCAGCGTTGATATATCACCGAGATTTGAAATTTCACCTTCAGCAATTTTTCTCAGAATGCGTCGCATGATCTTACCACTTCTTGTTTTTGGCAAGCCGCTTACAAACTGAATCTTATCAGGTTTTGCAATCGGGCCAATAACACGGGTTACTGTTTGTAAAATATCCTTGCGTGTAAGATCTTCATCATTGTTATGCATGTGACCATAAATCACATACGCATAAATACCTTGTCCTTTTACATCATGCGGATAACCAACCACAGCGCTTTCCACAACACCTGCATGCATATTGATGGCATTCTCTACTTCAGCAGTACCAATACGGTGACCGCTTACATTCAACACATCATCCACCCTTCCGGTAATTCGGTAGAATCCATTTTCATCTTTCAACGCACCATCACCCGTGAAGTATAAATTTTCATAGGTTGCAAAATAGTTTTGCCGGCAACGCTCATGATCGCCATAAGTTGTACGAAGTATTGCAGGCCATGGTGCTTTTATACAAAGGTTTCCTTTCAAATGACCATGCTCATCTTTCTCCGTCACTTCTTTTCCATTTTCATCAACCAAAATCGGTTGCACGCCCGGCATCGGTAATGTTGCCCAACTTGGTTTAGCAGGTGTAACACCAGCCATGTTTGAAATTAAACAACCACCTGTTTCTGTTTGCCACCATGTATCAACAATAGGACATTTGCCTTTGCCTACATGTTCATCATACCAATGCCATGCTTCTTCATTGATAGGTTCACCAACTGTGCCCAATATTTTTAATGAGGAAAGATCTTTTCCTTTTAATGGATCTAAACCAAAGCCCATCAAACTGCGGATGGCAGTTGGTGCTGTGTACAGAATATTTACTTTATGCTTATCAACGATATCCCAGAAACGACCTGCATCGGGCCATGTAGGAATACCTTCAAACATCAATGATGTAGCGCCTGCACTTAACGGACCGTATAAAATATAACTATGGCCTGTGATCCAACCTATATCGGCTGTGCAAAAATGCACATCACCTTTCTTGTATTGGAATGTATTGACAAACGTGTAGTTCGTCCAGATCATATAACCCGCACTGCTATGCACCACACCTTTTGGTTTACCTGTTGAACCACTTGTATACAAGATGAATAATGGATCTTCAGCATCCATCTCTTCTGCAGGAAAACTTACCACACCATTTTTCTCCACTTGGTGCTCAGCAAACTCCATTTCATCTTCCCACCACACATCTCTTCCTTTCAACATAGAAACAGGTGTGCGTGTCCGTGTGTAAACAATTACTTTTTTTACTGTGCGGTTACCAATGAGTGCATCATCAATTACACTCTTCAGCGGAATATCTTTATTACCACGATAAGCACCATCGCAGGTAACAATAAATTCAGCTTGTGCATCATACAAACGATCAGCAATACTTTGTGCAGAGAAACCTCCAAAGATCACACTATGTATAGCGCCAATGCGTGCACAGCCTAACACCGCATACGCCAACTCAGGTACCATGCCCATATAAATACAAACACGATCGCCTTTTTTCACACCATTGTTAATGAGTACCTGTGCAAACTGGCAAACACGTTTATGTAAACGGTTATATGTTACTACACGAACTCTTTCTTCAGGATTGTTTGGCTCCCAGATGATAGCAGGTTTGTCGCCCATTGTTTCCAGGTGGCGATCAATACAATTTTCAGTGATGTTGAGCTTTGCACCTTTGAACCATTCTACTTTTGGTTCTTTGAAATTCCATTCAAGAACCTTGTCCCATTTTTTTCGGAAATGAAAATGTTCAGCGATTGAACCCCAGAACTCTTCCGGTTGTTCAACACTTTTTTGATATGCTTCTTTGTACTCTTCGTAAGACTTGATCTGGTAAGGATATGACATCATTCGTTCTTTGGGCCGTAAATATAAAAATATTGCAGCCTTATGCAGCGAATTTTATTCGGCATCGGTCTTTTTATTGAAAGAAAACAGACAATACCCTATTGATCTGTTCGATGTCTGTTCATATGGTTGGTTTTTTATGAAAGCCCTTGTTGTTCAGCAAGGGCTTTTTGTTTGTTGTGAATGAATGTTTACATTTAAGTTTCTTAAGCAACCGATGTACAACCTGAAGCCATTTTGTTTTTTAATAGCGATTGTTAGTTTCTGCATATTGACAGTTCAATCGTATGCACAATGTTCAAGCAATGTTTTATTTTCTGAAAATTTTGGCGGCAGCAACAATTCTCCCTTAACAGGTTCAAGACTTCCTGCCGGTGTTACTACGTATACATTTGATTCGCTTGGTACTATTGATGATGGCCAATATGGTATTCGTAAAACAACTGCTGACATTGCAACCGGTCAGCGACAGTTTAGTGTTTGGCATATTGGCAATGATCGCTCAGGAGGTAATATGATGATCGTTAATGCTGATTACACTGCAGGAAAGTTTTACGAAACAACTGTCAGCAATCTCTGCTCCGGTTCGCAATTGTATTTTTCTGCATGGCTGGCCAATCTTATTCCGGCAGGAAGCAGCAACCCACTCGATCCGATACTGCGTTTTGAAATTGCAAGTGCAGTTTCAGGAACGGTGCTATCATCTTTTCTGACACCAACTATTCCACGTTTCAGTTCATTTACATGGACACAGTACGGATTTAATTTTTCGTTGCCCGCAGGTGAAACTTCAGTTGTGCTTCGCATCTTTAATAACCAGGCGGGTGGTATTGGAAATGATCTTGCACTTGATGATATTGAATTTACACTTTGCGGCGCAAGCATTGCGCCGGTTGTTAACGGAACAATGCTCAATACAAACGATGCATGTGTTGGCAGTAATATCAGTATCAGCGGAAATGTAACAGCTATATCTTACACAAACCCTGCATACCAATGGCAATTTAATAACGGAAGTGGTTGGGTGAATATTCCAACAGCTACTACTCCTGACTTAAGCATCAACAATATTCAAAAAGCAGATAGTGGTAATTACCGTCTACTGGCAGCCGAAGCAGCTAATATCAACTCAACAAATTGCCGTTCAATCTCACCAAGTATTCCCATACATGTATTTGCACCTGTAACACCAATGTTATATACCAATGCTCCTGTTTGTGAAGGCAAGGATCTGTTACTGATCGTTCCGGTTAATGCCATTGCTTATATATGGACGATAAACGGCAGGCCCTTTAATATGAGCACTGATACTTTGCGTGCCAGAAATGTAACTGCCGCCAACAACGGAATGTATCATGTCCGGCTGATCACAAAAGGTGGTTGTTCAAGCATGGATTCAGCTACTGTTGTTATACAATCAAATCCATTACAACGCTTTCTTCCATTTGATACATTGTTGTGTGATGCGCAAACATTAGATGTGGACGCACAACAACCAACTGCAGCAACCTATTTGTGGAACGATGGAACAACTTCAGCACAACGTATTCTTTCAACTGAAGGAATCTATTCATTGTTTACAAGCGATGCTGTTTGCGACCGTACAGATAGTTTTACCATCACAAGAAATTATACACCCACTGTTCAGCTTATCAGCGATACTACGCTTTGCGTAAATGAACCTTTGCTGTTGAATGCAACAAATCCATTAGCTGAATTTTATTTGTGGAGTACGAATGAAACTGACAGCAGTATTACCATTACTTCACCAGGCACTTATTCTGTTGCTGTTGGTAATGGTTGCGGAATTGCGGTTGATGATATCACTGTTGATTATAAAGATTGTGCGGATATGATCTTTGTGCCAAACGCCTTTACGCCAAACGATGACCGGTTGAATGATGTGCTCTATGCAAAGGCTTATTTCCTTATTGAAGCATTTGATATGAAAATTTACAACCGTTGGGGACAACAGATATTTTCTACCAATTCATTGTTTACCGGTTGGGATGGCCGTATGAACAATAGCAAAGCTCCACCCGGTCAATATATCTGGACTGTCAGCTACAAACGCAACGGCAAATTGTATACACAAAAAGGAACGGTGCTGCTTATTCCCTGATGATAGCTTCAAACTGAAAGAGAGGTATGCCATACCTTCTTACATTGCCATGCGAAATATAATATGCTTAGGTATGGCATACCTATTCCACATTTCATTTATTTTTGAACCAAACACAGCACATGTCAATTGAGGTCAATAACCTGGTGAAACTTTATGGTGAGCAAAAAGCGGTGAATAATATTTCCTTTAAAGTAAACAAAGGAGAGATCGTTGGCTTCCTGGGGCCGAATGGTGCAGGAAAAAGTACAACCATGAAAATGATCACCGGTTACCTGCAACCAACAAGTGGCACCGCTGTTGTGTGTGATGTAAAGGTGAATGATAACCCGATGGGCAGTAAACAAAAGATCGGTTATTTACCGGAGAGTAATGCATTGTATTACGACATGTATGTAAGAGAATATCTGGCGTTTATTGCAGAAGTTCATAAAATCGGAAATCAGAAATCGAAAATTGAAGATGTTATACAACAGGTTGGTTTAACACCTGAAGCTCATAAAAAGATCGGTCAGTTATCAAAAGGTTATAAGCAACGTGTTGGTTTGGCTGCTGCACTTATTCATGATCCGGAAGTATTGATCTTAGATGAACCAACAAGCGGACTTGACCCCAACCAGATCATTGAGATACGTGATGTGATCAAACAACTTGGATTGAACAAAACAGTTTTATTCTCCTCACATATTTTACAGGAAGTGCAAGCCATATGCGACCGTGTGATCATTATCAATAAAGGAACGATCGTTGCAGATGATCAGTTATCTAATTTGCTTAAGAAAGTGCAGGCAGGAGAAGTGATCCTTGAATTAAAAGAAGAAGTAGATGAATCGCTTTTTAATTCAATTCAAAATTGTATTCGCATAAACAGTACCACCTGGAAATTCAGAACAGATAATCCTGATGCAGTGAAAAAACAATTGCTGCAACTATCGATTGAAAAAAATCTCAACGTGCTTTCGTTGAAGAGCGATGAGAATTCATTGGAAGATGTGTTCAGGAGTTTAACATCTTAAAATTGTCTGTTCACCTGAAAGGTGACTGTACAACAAATTCATTAAACTAAAACAGTAAATGACTATTGTAGATTATTTATCCATAATTGGGATAATAATTATAGACATCATTAGTTATCGTATTGTTTTAAAAAAGACAATTGATGAATTTTTAAAATTAAATAAACTCGTAGTCAACGGTCAGGTAAGTACAGGAGAAGTTATTGATGTTGTTGAAAAATCAGACTTGGATGGTCGTACCCAATACGCCCCATTAATCCGGTATTTTGCCAACAATGTTGAGTATAAATTTCAATCTGAAGATTTTTCCTTTAATAAGCCTGTAGTCGGAGCGGCGATCAACATTTGCTATAACAGCAACGATCCATTAGAGGTGATTGATAACCCAAAAACCGTTTTATTGTTCAAAGGCTTTATAATTATTTTCATTCTAATAGTCTTGACCGGGTTGAATTTTGGGATTTTATATAAAGTATTTTCTACTTGAAAAAATAAACAGCCATCACTTCCTTAACCTTCTCACTCCTTTCATCACAATCCATCCAATCAACACTAACATCAACACAGCAATAATTACAGGTGCAGTAAAACTCAACGCCGTACCACCAATAGCAGCTGCATTCTCACCTGTTGACACAATAACATTTCCAGTTCCTGCTGTAGTCTTACTTGAAAATAATCGCAGCAAGCCAATGCCTGCATGCACCGTTCCTGCCGCACCACCTCCTGCAATGATGGCCATGATCCATTTCAACAACGGACTGAATTCTGCAATGGGTAAAAACGATGCAGCCAAAACAGTTCCTGCTGCGACAGCTAAAGGTGTGGCAATCATATCGAGCAGGTTATCAACAAAAGGAATATAATAAGCACCGATTTCAAGAATAGCTGCAGTACCAAAACAAATCAACGCAGGCAGGCTTCCCATCCATTCCATATCTGCAGACAGTGCAAACCACTGCTGGTATGCTGCAAAGCTGGCTCCAAGCATGGGCACAAATACCCGGAAACCACAGCACGCACTGAGTGCAATGCCCATTGCAATGGAAGTAAGTATCGCTGTGTCCATACAATCGTTTGTTGTACTTAAAAATAATCAATTTCACTGCCTTTTATCCTTTGTTGCTGCCTTTGAATGTCTTTTCTTTGCAGCGCAAACAAAAAGTCAGAAAAGAGAGAAGTTAGAAAGTCCGAAAGAACAACTCTGCTGATCTCCATCTTCGGAACGAACAATCTTCCGGTCTTTTCTCTTCCCGACTTCCGGACTATAACATTAACTACAAACTGAATTTTATGAGCTTTATCGCCGACATTCATGCTAGACAAATTCTCGACAGCCGTGGTAACCCAACTGTAGAAGTAGATGTGATAACTGATAATGGTATTATTGGCCGTGCTGCCGTACCAAGTGGTGCTAGTACGGGTAAACACGAAGCGGTTGAGCTACGTGATGGTGATAAAAGCAAATACCTTGGTCGTGGTGTTTTGAAAGCTGTGCAAAATGTGAATGATGTAATTGCTGATCAGCTGATCGGTATTGATGTTACACGCCAGGCTTACATCGACAATCTTCTGATTAAAATTGATGGTACAGAAAATAAAGGTTCACTTGGTGCAAATGCAATGCTTGCTGTAAGTATGGCTGTTGCAAAAGCTGCTGCTGAAGAAAGCGGTTTGCCTTTATTCCGTTACCTCGGTGGTGTAAACAGTACAGTAATCCCTGTTCCGATGATGAATATCATGAACGGTGGTGCACATGCTGATAATAAAATCGATTTCCAGGAATTCATGGTCATTCCTTTTGGTGCTCCTTCTTTCAGTGAAGGTTTACGTTGGGGTGTGGAAATTTTCCATCATCTCAAAGCAGTATTAAAGAAAAAAGGTTTCAGCACAAACGTTGGTGATGAAGGTGGCTTTGCTCCTGAAATTCAAAGCAACGAAGAAGCAATTGAAACTGTATTGGAAGCCATTACTGCAGCAGGTTACAAACCAGGTGAGCAAGTAGGTATTGCAATGGATGCTGCATCAAGCGAAATGTATGATGAAGCTACCAACACGTATAAATTCTATAAGAGCAACCCTGGTAAAGTGATCAGCAGCGATGAAATGGTTGCTTACTGGACTGAGTGGGTAAATAAATATCCGATCATTTCTATTGAAGATGGTATGGCTGAAGATGATTGGGCTGGCTGGAAAAAATTAACTGAAAGTCTTGGAAAAAGATGCCAGTTGGTTGGTGATGATCTCTTCGTTACAAATGTGAAGCGTTTAAAAGAAGGTATTGATAAAGGCATCAGCAATAGTATCCTCATTAAAGTAAACCAGATCGGTACAGTTACTGAAACCATCAATGCCGTGCAAATGGCACAGAACGCAGGGTTCACAACGGTTATGAGTCACAGAAGTGGTGAAACTGAAGATACCACTATTGCTGACTTAGCAGTAGCATTGAATTGCGGACAGATAAAAACCGGTTCTGCTTCACGTACTGATCGTATGGCGAAGTACAACCAGCTTATCCGCATTGAAGAAATGCTGGGCGAGAATGCAATTTATCCGGGCGGAAAGATTAAATTTGGTAAATAGCAACTAGTTAATGGTTCATAGTTCATGGGCATTAACTGTGAACTATGAACCATTTTTATTTAGATCTCATATGAAAATTCTGAGCAATATCCCACCAGTACTGAAAAACAAATATGTTTTAACGATCATTGGTTTTGCGGTATGGATGTTATTTGTTGACAGGAATGATTTTATTACCCAGATCAGCCGATTTAAGAAGCTGAACGAATTAAAAAGCAGCAGCACCTATTACGATCAGAAGATCGAAACGGCCAAAACCGAGCTGGAAAAGCGAAAAAACGACCCTTCGGCCTATGAGCGACTGGCCCGTGAAAACTACTATATGAAGCGTGATAATGAGGACATTTTCCTCTTTAACGAATAAAAAGACCTGCCCCGTACAATACAAGTTTACCAACAGCGTTTAATAGCAAAGCAGATCCTTTGAGAAGCCCCTACGCAACAAAAAACAGGATTGCTTATGACACATAAATTTACGCCGGAAGACTTGTTACAATATCTCTACAAAGAAACGACCCCAGCCGAGAATGCCGCCATCGAACAAGCGTTGGCCGAAGATTGGACCCTGAGAGAAAAATTCGAGGTGATCAAAAAAGCAGCTCAACGACTTTCGAAGTTTACATTTTCTCCCAGAACAGAAACCGTTCTGTCTGTGTTGAAATATGCAAACAAAGACCTTGCAGCTTCCGATATTTCCTCTTCAAACTGATCTTTCCCTAATTTCGCCGTCATTCCCAATTCAGAATGACAACAAAAGAGCGTTACCAATCCGTTATTGATTATTTTTCTGTTCATGCACCCGATGCAGAAACAGAATTGTTGTACGACAATCCTTTTCAGCTGTTGGTTGCCGTTATCCTCAGTGCCCAATGCACCGATAAACGGGTGAACCTAACCACTCCTGCCATCTTCGAGAAATATCCTGATGCTAAAAGCATGAGCAAGGCCACGTTCGATGAATTGTTTCCACTCATTAAAAGCATTTCATATCCCAACAATAAAACCAAACATCTGATTGGTATGGCACAGAAACTCGTTAACGAGTTTAACAGCGAAGTGCCATTAACTGTGGATGAATTGGTTAAGCTGCCGGGTGTTGGACGTAAAACTGCCAACGTTATTACATCGGTTGTCGATTCACAACCTAACATGGCGGTTGATACGCACGTGTTTCGTGTAAGCAAGCGCATTGGATTGGTAAAGCAAACTGCAACAACTCCATTAGCAGTAGAGAAAGAACTCATCAAACATTTTCCAACAGAACTTATTCATAAAGCACATCACTGGCTTATTTTACACGGTCGTTATATTTGTGTTGCACGCACGCCGAAATGCAGGGAATGCGGATTGCAGCATTGCTGTAAATATTTTGAGAAGAATAACCGCTGAGTCTTATCTCACAAACGCAATCTTCTCCTTACACTATTGCAACAGCAAATTCTTTTTCTTACCTTCTTTTTTGTTGAAAAGCTTTTATCCAATACAACAGTAAACGTTCATGGTTAGGTCAACCTGTTTATTGCGAACAAATTGCTTCTCCCTGCATATCCGTTGAAATACTGTAAAAAAATGTCAGCTAAAACGATACGTTATGAGGCATAAAAAAATAGTATTCATACCTGCAATAATCATTGCCGGATTATTTTTAGTAAGCTTTGGCTTAAACAACATGAACGATATCCCCATTCTTTGGGAAATTAGCAAATTAAAATCGGCACATCTGCCATTGGTCAACAAGTCTATTGAAGTGCATCCAATAGCGGAAGACATTTACAAAAAAATTCCCGAACGAACAGCCTACAAAACCTATCCCTTTTATATGCCCGGCCGTGAACCCAAAGGCTATTATGAATGGCTGTTAAAACAAGAACCAGAACTGGTTTTTGATGTAGCTAAACTAAAAACGGAAGAAGACTGGATAAAAGCAGGGGAACTTATTTA is part of the Lacibacter sediminis genome and harbors:
- the acs gene encoding acetate--CoA ligase, with translation MMSYPYQIKSYEEYKEAYQKSVEQPEEFWGSIAEHFHFRKKWDKVLEWNFKEPKVEWFKGAKLNITENCIDRHLETMGDKPAIIWEPNNPEERVRVVTYNRLHKRVCQFAQVLINNGVKKGDRVCIYMGMVPELAYAVLGCARIGAIHSVIFGGFSAQSIADRLYDAQAEFIVTCDGAYRGNKDIPLKSVIDDALIGNRTVKKVIVYTRTRTPVSMLKGRDVWWEDEMEFAEHQVEKNGVVSFPAEEMDAEDPLFILYTSGSTGKPKGVVHSSAGYMIWTNYTFVNTFQYKKGDVHFCTADIGWITGHSYILYGPLSAGATSLMFEGIPTWPDAGRFWDIVDKHKVNILYTAPTAIRSLMGFGLDPLKGKDLSSLKILGTVGEPINEEAWHWYDEHVGKGKCPIVDTWWQTETGGCLISNMAGVTPAKPSWATLPMPGVQPILVDENGKEVTEKDEHGHLKGNLCIKAPWPAILRTTYGDHERCRQNYFATYENLYFTGDGALKDENGFYRITGRVDDVLNVSGHRIGTAEVENAINMHAGVVESAVVGYPHDVKGQGIYAYVIYGHMHNNDEDLTRKDILQTVTRVIGPIAKPDKIQFVSGLPKTRSGKIMRRILRKIAEGEISNLGDISTLLDPGVVEEIKNGKL
- a CDS encoding gliding motility-associated C-terminal domain-containing protein, with amino-acid sequence MTVQSYAQCSSNVLFSENFGGSNNSPLTGSRLPAGVTTYTFDSLGTIDDGQYGIRKTTADIATGQRQFSVWHIGNDRSGGNMMIVNADYTAGKFYETTVSNLCSGSQLYFSAWLANLIPAGSSNPLDPILRFEIASAVSGTVLSSFLTPTIPRFSSFTWTQYGFNFSLPAGETSVVLRIFNNQAGGIGNDLALDDIEFTLCGASIAPVVNGTMLNTNDACVGSNISISGNVTAISYTNPAYQWQFNNGSGWVNIPTATTPDLSINNIQKADSGNYRLLAAEAANINSTNCRSISPSIPIHVFAPVTPMLYTNAPVCEGKDLLLIVPVNAIAYIWTINGRPFNMSTDTLRARNVTAANNGMYHVRLITKGGCSSMDSATVVIQSNPLQRFLPFDTLLCDAQTLDVDAQQPTAATYLWNDGTTSAQRILSTEGIYSLFTSDAVCDRTDSFTITRNYTPTVQLISDTTLCVNEPLLLNATNPLAEFYLWSTNETDSSITITSPGTYSVAVGNGCGIAVDDITVDYKDCADMIFVPNAFTPNDDRLNDVLYAKAYFLIEAFDMKIYNRWGQQIFSTNSLFTGWDGRMNNSKAPPGQYIWTVSYKRNGKLYTQKGTVLLIP
- the gldA gene encoding gliding motility-associated ABC transporter ATP-binding subunit GldA, coding for MSIEVNNLVKLYGEQKAVNNISFKVNKGEIVGFLGPNGAGKSTTMKMITGYLQPTSGTAVVCDVKVNDNPMGSKQKIGYLPESNALYYDMYVREYLAFIAEVHKIGNQKSKIEDVIQQVGLTPEAHKKIGQLSKGYKQRVGLAAALIHDPEVLILDEPTSGLDPNQIIEIRDVIKQLGLNKTVLFSSHILQEVQAICDRVIIINKGTIVADDQLSNLLKKVQAGEVILELKEEVDESLFNSIQNCIRINSTTWKFRTDNPDAVKKQLLQLSIEKNLNVLSLKSDENSLEDVFRSLTS
- a CDS encoding DUF3592 domain-containing protein, whose product is MTIVDYLSIIGIIIIDIISYRIVLKKTIDEFLKLNKLVVNGQVSTGEVIDVVEKSDLDGRTQYAPLIRYFANNVEYKFQSEDFSFNKPVVGAAINICYNSNDPLEVIDNPKTVLLFKGFIIIFILIVLTGLNFGILYKVFST
- a CDS encoding DUF4126 domain-containing protein — encoded protein: MDTAILTSIAMGIALSACCGFRVFVPMLGASFAAYQQWFALSADMEWMGSLPALICFGTAAILEIGAYYIPFVDNLLDMIATPLAVAAGTVLAASFLPIAEFSPLLKWIMAIIAGGGAAGTVHAGIGLLRLFSSKTTAGTGNVIVSTGENAAAIGGTALSFTAPVIIAVLMLVLIGWIVMKGVRRLRK
- the eno gene encoding phosphopyruvate hydratase; translated protein: MSFIADIHARQILDSRGNPTVEVDVITDNGIIGRAAVPSGASTGKHEAVELRDGDKSKYLGRGVLKAVQNVNDVIADQLIGIDVTRQAYIDNLLIKIDGTENKGSLGANAMLAVSMAVAKAAAEESGLPLFRYLGGVNSTVIPVPMMNIMNGGAHADNKIDFQEFMVIPFGAPSFSEGLRWGVEIFHHLKAVLKKKGFSTNVGDEGGFAPEIQSNEEAIETVLEAITAAGYKPGEQVGIAMDAASSEMYDEATNTYKFYKSNPGKVISSDEMVAYWTEWVNKYPIISIEDGMAEDDWAGWKKLTESLGKRCQLVGDDLFVTNVKRLKEGIDKGISNSILIKVNQIGTVTETINAVQMAQNAGFTTVMSHRSGETEDTTIADLAVALNCGQIKTGSASRTDRMAKYNQLIRIEEMLGENAIYPGGKIKFGK
- a CDS encoding FtsB family cell division protein; this translates as MKILSNIPPVLKNKYVLTIIGFAVWMLFVDRNDFITQISRFKKLNELKSSSTYYDQKIETAKTELEKRKNDPSAYERLARENYYMKRDNEDIFLFNE
- a CDS encoding anti-sigma factor, which codes for MTHKFTPEDLLQYLYKETTPAENAAIEQALAEDWTLREKFEVIKKAAQRLSKFTFSPRTETVLSVLKYANKDLAASDISSSN
- the nth gene encoding endonuclease III, yielding MTTKERYQSVIDYFSVHAPDAETELLYDNPFQLLVAVILSAQCTDKRVNLTTPAIFEKYPDAKSMSKATFDELFPLIKSISYPNNKTKHLIGMAQKLVNEFNSEVPLTVDELVKLPGVGRKTANVITSVVDSQPNMAVDTHVFRVSKRIGLVKQTATTPLAVEKELIKHFPTELIHKAHHWLILHGRYICVARTPKCRECGLQHCCKYFEKNNR